A stretch of Balaenoptera ricei isolate mBalRic1 chromosome 9, mBalRic1.hap2, whole genome shotgun sequence DNA encodes these proteins:
- the MEST gene encoding mesoderm-specific transcript homolog protein isoform X1, which translates to MVRRDRLRRMREWWVQVGLLAVPLLAAYLHIPPPQLSPALHSWKSSGKFFTYKGLRIFYQDSVGVVGSPEIVVLLHGFPTSSYDWYKIWEGLTLRFHRVIALDFLGFGFSDKPRPHHYSIFEQASIVEALLRHLGLQNRRINLLSHDYGDIVAQELLYRFKQNRSGRLTIKSLCLSNGGIFPETHRPLLLQKLLKDGGMLSPILTRLMNFFVFSRGLTPVFGPYTRPSESELWDMWAGIRNNDGNLVIDSLLQYINQRKKFRRRWVGALASVSIPIHFIYGPLDPVNPYPEFLELYRLSKVFCYLYLDSELLNGPLLQGAGSHPTLTCVVYVLYFHVVVCWNMSI; encoded by the exons ATGGTGCGCCGAGATCGCCTCCGCAG GATGAGGGAGTGGTGGGTCCAGGTGGGGCTGTTGGCTGTACCCCTGCTTGCGGCCTATCTGCACATCCCGCCCCCCCAGCTTTCCCCTGCTCTTCACTCATGGAAGTCATCAGGCAAATTTTTTACCTATAAGGGACTGCGTATCTTCTACCAAG aCTCTGTGGGTGTGGTTGGAAGTCCAGAGATAGTTGTGCTTTTACACGGCTTTCCAACATCCAGCTATGACTGGTACAAG ATTTGGGAAGGTCTGACCCTCAGGTTTCATCGAGTGATTGCCCTTGATTTCTTAGGCTTTGGCTTCAGTGACAAACCG AGACCACATCACTATTCCATATTCGAGCAGGCCAGCATCGTGGAGGCTCTTTTGCGGCATCTGGGGCTCCAGAACCGTAGGATCAACCTGTTGTCTCACGACTATGGGGATATCGTTGCTCAGGAGCTGCTCTATAG GTTCAAGCAGAATCGATCTGGTCGGCTTACCATCAAGAGTCTCTGTCTGTCGAATGGAG GTATATTTCCTGAGACTCACCGTCCTCTCCTTCTCCAAAAG CTTCTCAAAGATGGAGGCATGCTGTCACCCATCCTAACGCGACTGATGAACTTCTTCGTATTCTCTCGAGG TCTCACCCCGGTCTTTGGGCCATACACCCGACCCTCTGAGAGTGAACTGTGGGACATGTGGGCAGGGATACGCAACAATGACGGGAACTTGGTTATCGACAG TCTCTTGCAGTACATCAATCAAAGGAAGAAGTTTAGAAGACGCTGGGTGGGAGCTCTTGCCTCTGTATCTATTCCCA TTCATTTTATCTATGGGCCACTGGATCCAGTGAATCCCTATCCAGAGTTTTTGGAGCTGTACAG GTTAAGCAAGGTCTTTTGTTATCTTTACTTGGACAGTGAATTGCTGAATGGCCCACTTCTCCAAGGAGCTGGAAGTCATCCCACTCTGACATGTGTTGTATATGTGTTATATTTTCATGTTGTTGTCTGTTGGAATATGAGCATTTAA
- the MEST gene encoding mesoderm-specific transcript homolog protein isoform X5, whose protein sequence is MVRRDRLRRMREWWVQVGLLAVPLLAAYLHIPPPQLSPALHSWKSSGKFFTYKGLRIFYQDSVGVVGSPEIVVLLHGFPTSSYDWYKIWEGLTLRFHRVIALDFLGFGFSDKPRPHHYSIFEQASIVEALLRHLGLQNRRINLLSHDYGDIVAQELLYRFKQNRSGRLTIKSLCLSNGGIFPETHRPLLLQKLLKDGGMLSPILTRLMNFFVFSRGLTPVFGPYTRPSESELWDMWAGIRNNDGNLVIDSLLQYINQRKKFRRRWVGALASVSIPIHFIYGPLDPVNPYPEFLELYSELLNGPLLQGAGSHPTLTCVVYVLYFHVVVCWNMSI, encoded by the exons ATGGTGCGCCGAGATCGCCTCCGCAG GATGAGGGAGTGGTGGGTCCAGGTGGGGCTGTTGGCTGTACCCCTGCTTGCGGCCTATCTGCACATCCCGCCCCCCCAGCTTTCCCCTGCTCTTCACTCATGGAAGTCATCAGGCAAATTTTTTACCTATAAGGGACTGCGTATCTTCTACCAAG aCTCTGTGGGTGTGGTTGGAAGTCCAGAGATAGTTGTGCTTTTACACGGCTTTCCAACATCCAGCTATGACTGGTACAAG ATTTGGGAAGGTCTGACCCTCAGGTTTCATCGAGTGATTGCCCTTGATTTCTTAGGCTTTGGCTTCAGTGACAAACCG AGACCACATCACTATTCCATATTCGAGCAGGCCAGCATCGTGGAGGCTCTTTTGCGGCATCTGGGGCTCCAGAACCGTAGGATCAACCTGTTGTCTCACGACTATGGGGATATCGTTGCTCAGGAGCTGCTCTATAG GTTCAAGCAGAATCGATCTGGTCGGCTTACCATCAAGAGTCTCTGTCTGTCGAATGGAG GTATATTTCCTGAGACTCACCGTCCTCTCCTTCTCCAAAAG CTTCTCAAAGATGGAGGCATGCTGTCACCCATCCTAACGCGACTGATGAACTTCTTCGTATTCTCTCGAGG TCTCACCCCGGTCTTTGGGCCATACACCCGACCCTCTGAGAGTGAACTGTGGGACATGTGGGCAGGGATACGCAACAATGACGGGAACTTGGTTATCGACAG TCTCTTGCAGTACATCAATCAAAGGAAGAAGTTTAGAAGACGCTGGGTGGGAGCTCTTGCCTCTGTATCTATTCCCA TTCATTTTATCTATGGGCCACTGGATCCAGTGAATCCCTATCCAGAGTTTTTGGAGCTGTACAG TGAATTGCTGAATGGCCCACTTCTCCAAGGAGCTGGAAGTCATCCCACTCTGACATGTGTTGTATATGTGTTATATTTTCATGTTGTTGTCTGTTGGAATATGAGCATTTAA
- the MEST gene encoding mesoderm-specific transcript homolog protein isoform X3, whose product MREWWVQVGLLAVPLLAAYLHIPPPQLSPALHSWKSSGKFFTYKGLRIFYQDSVGVVGSPEIVVLLHGFPTSSYDWYKIWEGLTLRFHRVIALDFLGFGFSDKPRPHHYSIFEQASIVEALLRHLGLQNRRINLLSHDYGDIVAQELLYRFKQNRSGRLTIKSLCLSNGGIFPETHRPLLLQKLLKDGGMLSPILTRLMNFFVFSRGLTPVFGPYTRPSESELWDMWAGIRNNDGNLVIDSLLQYINQRKKFRRRWVGALASVSIPIHFIYGPLDPVNPYPEFLELYRLSKVFCYLYLDSELLNGPLLQGAGSHPTLTCVVYVLYFHVVVCWNMSI is encoded by the exons ATGAGGGAGTGGTGGGTCCAGGTGGGGCTGTTGGCTGTACCCCTGCTTGCGGCCTATCTGCACATCCCGCCCCCCCAGCTTTCCCCTGCTCTTCACTCATGGAAGTCATCAGGCAAATTTTTTACCTATAAGGGACTGCGTATCTTCTACCAAG aCTCTGTGGGTGTGGTTGGAAGTCCAGAGATAGTTGTGCTTTTACACGGCTTTCCAACATCCAGCTATGACTGGTACAAG ATTTGGGAAGGTCTGACCCTCAGGTTTCATCGAGTGATTGCCCTTGATTTCTTAGGCTTTGGCTTCAGTGACAAACCG AGACCACATCACTATTCCATATTCGAGCAGGCCAGCATCGTGGAGGCTCTTTTGCGGCATCTGGGGCTCCAGAACCGTAGGATCAACCTGTTGTCTCACGACTATGGGGATATCGTTGCTCAGGAGCTGCTCTATAG GTTCAAGCAGAATCGATCTGGTCGGCTTACCATCAAGAGTCTCTGTCTGTCGAATGGAG GTATATTTCCTGAGACTCACCGTCCTCTCCTTCTCCAAAAG CTTCTCAAAGATGGAGGCATGCTGTCACCCATCCTAACGCGACTGATGAACTTCTTCGTATTCTCTCGAGG TCTCACCCCGGTCTTTGGGCCATACACCCGACCCTCTGAGAGTGAACTGTGGGACATGTGGGCAGGGATACGCAACAATGACGGGAACTTGGTTATCGACAG TCTCTTGCAGTACATCAATCAAAGGAAGAAGTTTAGAAGACGCTGGGTGGGAGCTCTTGCCTCTGTATCTATTCCCA TTCATTTTATCTATGGGCCACTGGATCCAGTGAATCCCTATCCAGAGTTTTTGGAGCTGTACAG GTTAAGCAAGGTCTTTTGTTATCTTTACTTGGACAGTGAATTGCTGAATGGCCCACTTCTCCAAGGAGCTGGAAGTCATCCCACTCTGACATGTGTTGTATATGTGTTATATTTTCATGTTGTTGTCTGTTGGAATATGAGCATTTAA
- the MEST gene encoding mesoderm-specific transcript homolog protein isoform X4 codes for MVRRDRLRRMREWWVQVGLLAVPLLAAYLHIPPPQLSPALHSWKSSGKFFTYKGLRIFYQDSVGVVGSPEIVVLLHGFPTSSYDWYKIWEGLTLRFHRVIALDFLGFGFSDKPRPHHYSIFEQASIVEALLRHLGLQNRRINLLSHDYGDIVAQELLYRFKQNRSGRLTIKSLCLSNGGIFPETHRPLLLQKLLKDGGMLSPILTRLMNFFVFSRGLTPVFGPYTRPSESELWDMWAGIRNNDGNLVIDSLLQYINQRKKFRRRWVGALASVSIPIHFIYGPLDPVNPYPEFLELYRKTLPRSTVSILDDHISHYPQLEDPMGFLNAYMGFINSF; via the exons ATGGTGCGCCGAGATCGCCTCCGCAG GATGAGGGAGTGGTGGGTCCAGGTGGGGCTGTTGGCTGTACCCCTGCTTGCGGCCTATCTGCACATCCCGCCCCCCCAGCTTTCCCCTGCTCTTCACTCATGGAAGTCATCAGGCAAATTTTTTACCTATAAGGGACTGCGTATCTTCTACCAAG aCTCTGTGGGTGTGGTTGGAAGTCCAGAGATAGTTGTGCTTTTACACGGCTTTCCAACATCCAGCTATGACTGGTACAAG ATTTGGGAAGGTCTGACCCTCAGGTTTCATCGAGTGATTGCCCTTGATTTCTTAGGCTTTGGCTTCAGTGACAAACCG AGACCACATCACTATTCCATATTCGAGCAGGCCAGCATCGTGGAGGCTCTTTTGCGGCATCTGGGGCTCCAGAACCGTAGGATCAACCTGTTGTCTCACGACTATGGGGATATCGTTGCTCAGGAGCTGCTCTATAG GTTCAAGCAGAATCGATCTGGTCGGCTTACCATCAAGAGTCTCTGTCTGTCGAATGGAG GTATATTTCCTGAGACTCACCGTCCTCTCCTTCTCCAAAAG CTTCTCAAAGATGGAGGCATGCTGTCACCCATCCTAACGCGACTGATGAACTTCTTCGTATTCTCTCGAGG TCTCACCCCGGTCTTTGGGCCATACACCCGACCCTCTGAGAGTGAACTGTGGGACATGTGGGCAGGGATACGCAACAATGACGGGAACTTGGTTATCGACAG TCTCTTGCAGTACATCAATCAAAGGAAGAAGTTTAGAAGACGCTGGGTGGGAGCTCTTGCCTCTGTATCTATTCCCA TTCATTTTATCTATGGGCCACTGGATCCAGTGAATCCCTATCCAGAGTTTTTGGAGCTGTACAG GAAAACGCTGCCGCGGTCCACAGTGTCGATTCTGGATGACCACATTAGCCACTATCCACAGCTAGAGGATCCCATGGGCTTCTTGAATGCATATATGGGCTTCATCAACTCCTTCTGA
- the MEST gene encoding mesoderm-specific transcript homolog protein isoform X6 yields MVRRDRLRRMREWWVQVGLLAVPLLAAYLHIPPPQLSPALHSWKSSGKFFTYKGLRIFYQDSVGVVGSPEIVVLLHGFPTSSYDWYKIWEGLTLRFHRVIALDFLGFGFSDKPRPHHYSIFEQASIVEALLRHLGLQNRRINLLSHDYGDIVAQELLYRFKQNRSGRLTIKSLCLSNGGIFPETHRPLLLQKLLKDGGMLSPILTRLMNFFVFSRGLTPVFGPYTRPSESELWDMWAGIRNNDGNLVIDSLLQYINQRKKFRRRWVGALASVSIPIHFIYGPLDPVNPYPEFLELYRLYFMLSNFSRHFSFMSF; encoded by the exons ATGGTGCGCCGAGATCGCCTCCGCAG GATGAGGGAGTGGTGGGTCCAGGTGGGGCTGTTGGCTGTACCCCTGCTTGCGGCCTATCTGCACATCCCGCCCCCCCAGCTTTCCCCTGCTCTTCACTCATGGAAGTCATCAGGCAAATTTTTTACCTATAAGGGACTGCGTATCTTCTACCAAG aCTCTGTGGGTGTGGTTGGAAGTCCAGAGATAGTTGTGCTTTTACACGGCTTTCCAACATCCAGCTATGACTGGTACAAG ATTTGGGAAGGTCTGACCCTCAGGTTTCATCGAGTGATTGCCCTTGATTTCTTAGGCTTTGGCTTCAGTGACAAACCG AGACCACATCACTATTCCATATTCGAGCAGGCCAGCATCGTGGAGGCTCTTTTGCGGCATCTGGGGCTCCAGAACCGTAGGATCAACCTGTTGTCTCACGACTATGGGGATATCGTTGCTCAGGAGCTGCTCTATAG GTTCAAGCAGAATCGATCTGGTCGGCTTACCATCAAGAGTCTCTGTCTGTCGAATGGAG GTATATTTCCTGAGACTCACCGTCCTCTCCTTCTCCAAAAG CTTCTCAAAGATGGAGGCATGCTGTCACCCATCCTAACGCGACTGATGAACTTCTTCGTATTCTCTCGAGG TCTCACCCCGGTCTTTGGGCCATACACCCGACCCTCTGAGAGTGAACTGTGGGACATGTGGGCAGGGATACGCAACAATGACGGGAACTTGGTTATCGACAG TCTCTTGCAGTACATCAATCAAAGGAAGAAGTTTAGAAGACGCTGGGTGGGAGCTCTTGCCTCTGTATCTATTCCCA TTCATTTTATCTATGGGCCACTGGATCCAGTGAATCCCTATCCAGAGTTTTTGGAGCTGTACAG
- the MEST gene encoding mesoderm-specific transcript homolog protein isoform X2 yields the protein MWMREWWVQVGLLAVPLLAAYLHIPPPQLSPALHSWKSSGKFFTYKGLRIFYQDSVGVVGSPEIVVLLHGFPTSSYDWYKIWEGLTLRFHRVIALDFLGFGFSDKPRPHHYSIFEQASIVEALLRHLGLQNRRINLLSHDYGDIVAQELLYRFKQNRSGRLTIKSLCLSNGGIFPETHRPLLLQKLLKDGGMLSPILTRLMNFFVFSRGLTPVFGPYTRPSESELWDMWAGIRNNDGNLVIDSLLQYINQRKKFRRRWVGALASVSIPIHFIYGPLDPVNPYPEFLELYRLSKVFCYLYLDSELLNGPLLQGAGSHPTLTCVVYVLYFHVVVCWNMSI from the exons GATGAGGGAGTGGTGGGTCCAGGTGGGGCTGTTGGCTGTACCCCTGCTTGCGGCCTATCTGCACATCCCGCCCCCCCAGCTTTCCCCTGCTCTTCACTCATGGAAGTCATCAGGCAAATTTTTTACCTATAAGGGACTGCGTATCTTCTACCAAG aCTCTGTGGGTGTGGTTGGAAGTCCAGAGATAGTTGTGCTTTTACACGGCTTTCCAACATCCAGCTATGACTGGTACAAG ATTTGGGAAGGTCTGACCCTCAGGTTTCATCGAGTGATTGCCCTTGATTTCTTAGGCTTTGGCTTCAGTGACAAACCG AGACCACATCACTATTCCATATTCGAGCAGGCCAGCATCGTGGAGGCTCTTTTGCGGCATCTGGGGCTCCAGAACCGTAGGATCAACCTGTTGTCTCACGACTATGGGGATATCGTTGCTCAGGAGCTGCTCTATAG GTTCAAGCAGAATCGATCTGGTCGGCTTACCATCAAGAGTCTCTGTCTGTCGAATGGAG GTATATTTCCTGAGACTCACCGTCCTCTCCTTCTCCAAAAG CTTCTCAAAGATGGAGGCATGCTGTCACCCATCCTAACGCGACTGATGAACTTCTTCGTATTCTCTCGAGG TCTCACCCCGGTCTTTGGGCCATACACCCGACCCTCTGAGAGTGAACTGTGGGACATGTGGGCAGGGATACGCAACAATGACGGGAACTTGGTTATCGACAG TCTCTTGCAGTACATCAATCAAAGGAAGAAGTTTAGAAGACGCTGGGTGGGAGCTCTTGCCTCTGTATCTATTCCCA TTCATTTTATCTATGGGCCACTGGATCCAGTGAATCCCTATCCAGAGTTTTTGGAGCTGTACAG GTTAAGCAAGGTCTTTTGTTATCTTTACTTGGACAGTGAATTGCTGAATGGCCCACTTCTCCAAGGAGCTGGAAGTCATCCCACTCTGACATGTGTTGTATATGTGTTATATTTTCATGTTGTTGTCTGTTGGAATATGAGCATTTAA
- the MEST gene encoding mesoderm-specific transcript homolog protein isoform X7 — protein MVRRDRLRRMREWWVQVGLLAVPLLAAYLHIPPPQLSPALHSWKSSGKFFTYKGLRIFYQDSVGVVGSPEIVVLLHGFPTSSYDWYKIWEGLTLRFHRVIALDFLGFGFSDKPRPHHYSIFEQASIVEALLRHLGLQNRRINLLSHDYGDIVAQELLYRFKQNRSGRLTIKSLCLSNGGIFPETHRPLLLQKLLKDGGMLSPILTRLMNFFVFSRGLTPVFGPYTRPSESELWDMWAGIRNNDGNLVIDSLLQYINQRKKFRRRWVGALASVSIPIHFIYGPLDPVNPYPEFLELYRSGPN, from the exons ATGGTGCGCCGAGATCGCCTCCGCAG GATGAGGGAGTGGTGGGTCCAGGTGGGGCTGTTGGCTGTACCCCTGCTTGCGGCCTATCTGCACATCCCGCCCCCCCAGCTTTCCCCTGCTCTTCACTCATGGAAGTCATCAGGCAAATTTTTTACCTATAAGGGACTGCGTATCTTCTACCAAG aCTCTGTGGGTGTGGTTGGAAGTCCAGAGATAGTTGTGCTTTTACACGGCTTTCCAACATCCAGCTATGACTGGTACAAG ATTTGGGAAGGTCTGACCCTCAGGTTTCATCGAGTGATTGCCCTTGATTTCTTAGGCTTTGGCTTCAGTGACAAACCG AGACCACATCACTATTCCATATTCGAGCAGGCCAGCATCGTGGAGGCTCTTTTGCGGCATCTGGGGCTCCAGAACCGTAGGATCAACCTGTTGTCTCACGACTATGGGGATATCGTTGCTCAGGAGCTGCTCTATAG GTTCAAGCAGAATCGATCTGGTCGGCTTACCATCAAGAGTCTCTGTCTGTCGAATGGAG GTATATTTCCTGAGACTCACCGTCCTCTCCTTCTCCAAAAG CTTCTCAAAGATGGAGGCATGCTGTCACCCATCCTAACGCGACTGATGAACTTCTTCGTATTCTCTCGAGG TCTCACCCCGGTCTTTGGGCCATACACCCGACCCTCTGAGAGTGAACTGTGGGACATGTGGGCAGGGATACGCAACAATGACGGGAACTTGGTTATCGACAG TCTCTTGCAGTACATCAATCAAAGGAAGAAGTTTAGAAGACGCTGGGTGGGAGCTCTTGCCTCTGTATCTATTCCCA TTCATTTTATCTATGGGCCACTGGATCCAGTGAATCCCTATCCAGAGTTTTTGGAGCTGTACAG